Proteins encoded by one window of Arachis hypogaea cultivar Tifrunner chromosome 1, arahy.Tifrunner.gnm2.J5K5, whole genome shotgun sequence:
- the LOC112800571 gene encoding protein CYSTEINE-RICH TRANSMEMBRANE MODULE 13, whose translation MSYYDHQQQPPVGVPPPQGYPPKDAYPPPGYPPAQGYPPPGYPQPGYPPQQAYAPQYAQQPPPRQEAGFLEGCLAALCCCCLLDACF comes from the exons ATGAGCTACTACGATCATCAGCAACAACCACCAGTGGGTGTTCCTCCTCCACAGG GGTATCCACCAAAGGATGCTTATCCACCTCCAGGGTACCCTCCAGCACAAGGGTACCCACCACCAGGGTACCCCCAACCAGGGTATCCTCCACAACAAGCGTATGCTCCACAGTATGCTCAACAACCTCCTCCTAGACAAGAAGCTGGCTTTCTTGAAGGATG TTTAGCGGCACTATGCTGCTGTTGCCTATTGGACGCGTGTTTTTGA